The segment GGGGTTGCTGTGACTGCCCCACACTTCGTCCAGTTGCGGCGGATAATGAAAACCAGAAAACTTTTGCACCTCCGCGATAGACCGACCGCCCAACTCTTGCTCAATCTGACGCACGCGCTGATCCAGAACTGCCCGATAAAGCGAGCCACCAATCTCCGTCATGATCTCGAACTCAAAGTCGTGTGCCTCGAATTCGTGCAAATCATAATCGGCGAAGGGTGCGTTTTGTTCCGCATGCTTGAGAGCGTGAAACCCTTCGTGTGCAGTAATCATGCCACTTAGAAAAGTGGAACAATTGTGCAAATCCCGCATGACAAGAAAACGGTTCGGATGAAAGTAAGACGCCAGTCCCTTGTCGTCTCTTAGTCCCAACGAACTAATGCAATTATCGGGAAGAACACTTAAATCGTCTGGATCAAACACGTAAACCCAAACGATCTTATTCGTAGTGTGATCACCACGAAATTTTTTTCGAAACGGTTGTTCGCCAGAGAATTTTCCGTCTAGCTTCGGAACAATGAGACGACAGTGTGCCTGCAGAAAATCGACCACCGCCCTCAACTGCCGATTATCGATTCGCGCATCGAGCGCCTCTACACTCTGCAGGTGCTTCTGGGCGATTTCAAAGCGCTTTTGATTGGTAAACACGGCAACCCCTTTCTAAAAAGGACTATCTGTGATTGTACATTCAAAAAACACGAACCAAGGATACTACCATATATTTTAGTTGTTGTCAAACACCATAAATTGACAACTTCTACTTTCGATGTTAAATATTTTAAACTGGATGGATAATCTAACGTCGTTTGCAATCAAGCCTGTTTTTTCAAAATCAACGCAAGGAGAATGAATATGGATTTCAGACGCAGAGAACAAAAAGCTTTGTTAAGAAAATTAATCGAACAAGGCGTGTCGATTGAAAGCATCGAAATTCCCGGCAGGCCACCAAGAGCCATCAGAAAACAAGCACTAAGAATGAAGCTAATTCTGCCACAACGGAATCCTCCATTAACAGAGGCACAAAAAGAACAGCTAACTCAACTTCGCGCGGAAGGAGTTCACCCTGAAGCAATTGCGAGCTGTGAGTTGCTGGGCCATTCAAACCGCTCAACAAATTCCATACGAAAACACTGTGGTAAATTGGGCCTAGCGCACAAGAATCGTTCGCGCGCCGCAAAAAAAAGAAAGATCTGGCAACCCGGTGAAAAAAAATGCTTTGACAACTACCTTATTCGACATTCCGCGACCCTTTCTTCCGACGAACTTGCGAAGGAATTCGACGTAACAAGAATGACCGTCGATAACCGACAGAAACAACTTGGCGTGAAACCGACACTTACAGAAACCTTGGCATTGCCAGCCATAAAAAAGAAAATTGAAGCAATTTGTCGGCAACGAAGTAAAATGATGCTCAAGGCGTTTGAGACACACATAGTAAAAAAAGAAAAGGAACTCACAAGATTGGCGCAAAAAATGCACGAAGAAAAACGAGAGGAGTCACTAATAGTGAAGTTTTGTCCAAAATGTAAAAGGTGGTGGCCAAAACAGCAAAAGTTTTTCTTTCATTCCACCTATAAAGTAGCGCAGAGCAACGGAACAGGCACCAGTTGGCATTTCGTCGCGCCATGCAAACTTTGCGTGGCAAAAGAACGCCACCAAAAAAACGTGAGGAAGCACAAAGAAAAATACGGCGTCTAGCGTTTTTCAAGAAACAGGAGGCAAGCGGTTCACCACGACCGCTTTTTTTATAAACCATTACCGTTATTTTAAGTGACTGATATTTTCAGACGACTACTTCTCGTCCATCTTTCTTAACTGCGTTTGCAACTGTACCAAAACGATCTTCCAAATCTTCAAGACGCATTGGAAATGGACTAATCGCAGGATTAATCGGCAAGGCGGCCATTCGCAAAGTAACCATTTCATCGATTCGGTCTTTGCCAAATTGTTTACTTACCACCGCCACATCGATATCGCTCCACTGATTTTGTTTTCCCCTTGCCCAAGAACCGTACAAAAACATTTTTTGTACTGGAATATTTTGTTGACGCAAAGACCGCGCATATTGCTCAAGTTGTTTTTTTATAATTTCGTCTATCATAATATTTGTCACATCTTTTCTCGTAAACAACTTACTTTGTGGCCGAAAACTTTCGTTCATACTCCTTCAATATTTCCCGCTGATCACGATTTGATTCCTCGACCGCCTGTCTTATTTTTTCACGCGAAACAATATTATTAAAATCGGTACCCCGATAGTACGCCAATTCATACGGTATTTCTTTTCTTAATTCCGTACCGATATATGGCGCTTCGGCGTGAGACAATTCTTCCAGCTGTTTACCGTTGAGATGACCGTATTTGATAACAATCCGATCAAGCATTTTCTTTTCTTCATCGTCAAAAACGGAGGAATCCGGTTCGACGAGACATTTATATACTTCGGTTGGATTGTATCCTTCTCGTTCTTCGATTTTTTCGACACCGAGCATTTTTTTCTTTATCATTTCGTTGGTTATTTCTTCCAATGCCGAAGGCATCGGCCCCATGGGGAGAGCATGATAAACATCGCCCGTGATTGATTTCTGGGTTTTTTCATACAAATCAAAATCCGCAAAATAAAACAATTTTGCTAATTTTTTCTTACCTCGTACCTCGCCTTTTAGCTTTCGGCATAAGTACAAAACGGCATTCTGATATTTTTTGCGGTGTATAGTCATTTCATTCACATAATACAATAAATAACTATGGAAAACAAGCTAAAATGTTACATGTTCAACGGAAAAAACGTCTATATCATGGAATCGGATTGTTAAGGAAACGGGGGCGTGTTTTGGAAGATATTTAATGGGAAAAAGACGGGTGGGCTGGTTTTTGGCTAACTGATTTGGAACCAGGGATTTTTCAACGCAAAACCCAAAAAGCGAGACTGTGCCGTTGACATCTATGCTTTATTAGAACAT is part of the bacterium genome and harbors:
- a CDS encoding nucleotidyltransferase domain-containing protein, yielding MNESFRPQSKLFTRKDVTNIMIDEIIKKQLEQYARSLRQQNIPVQKMFLYGSWARGKQNQWSDIDVAVVSKQFGKDRIDEMVTLRMAALPINPAISPFPMRLEDLEDRFGTVANAVKKDGREVVV
- a CDS encoding Panacea domain-containing protein, which translates into the protein MTIHRKKYQNAVLYLCRKLKGEVRGKKKLAKLFYFADFDLYEKTQKSITGDVYHALPMGPMPSALEEITNEMIKKKMLGVEKIEEREGYNPTEVYKCLVEPDSSVFDDEEKKMLDRIVIKYGHLNGKQLEELSHAEAPYIGTELRKEIPYELAYYRGTDFNNIVSREKIRQAVEESNRDQREILKEYERKFSATK